The Mytilus trossulus isolate FHL-02 chromosome 3, PNRI_Mtr1.1.1.hap1, whole genome shotgun sequence genome contains a region encoding:
- the LOC134712163 gene encoding sulfotransferase 1B1-like: MFIERIVLTMPQKDLLDSEGKCIKVLDVDGFYLPDFKFPSQEHDIRSMADHYLARDDDVLLCNYPKSGTHWVWEIIQMLFTQKAELIGHTKMKGMIESMSKESFDSLPSPRILNTHLELPMLPKDCLRRECKIVYTMRNPKDVAVSYYHHHHGLLMYNYDGSWDGFLERFLEGNIDYMSWFDNVRNWHKAIKEHKDYPIHVIHYEDMQQNGIEEIRKLANFLEKPYNEKLLKDIQDKCQFESMQKDKFYDKSHWKENTTGIGIYREGKVGGWKKVFTVAQNEKFDKVFQEKIADLNLDIKLTI, translated from the exons atgcCACAGAAGGATCTACTAGACTCAGAAGGGAAATGTATCAAAGTTTTAGATGTTGATGGATTCTATTTACCCGATTTCAAatttccaagtcaggaacatgacatCCGGTCAATGGCGGATCATTATCTAGCTAGAGATGATGACGTATTGCTTTGTAATTATCCGAAATCAG GAACCCATTGGGTTTGGGAAATTATCCAGATGCTGTTTACACAGAAAGCAGAATTAATAGGACACACTAAAATGAAAGGCATGATTGAAAGCATGTCAAAAGAGTCATTTGATTCTTTACCGTCTCCTCGTATACTGAATACACATCTAGAATTGCCCATGCTTCCGAAAGATTGCCTTCGGCGGGAATGTAAGATAGTTTATACTATGAGAAATCCGAAAGATGTTGCTGTTTCATATTATCACCATCATCATGGATTGCTTATGTATAACTATGATGGATCATGGGATGGCTTCTTAGAAAGATTTTTAGAGGGAAATA ttGATTATATGTCTTGGTTTGACAATGTACGAAACTGGCACAAGGCCATAAAGGAACATAAGGATTATCCGATACATGTTATTCATTACGAAGATATGCAACAG AATGGCATCGaagaaattagaaaattagCAAATTTTCTAGAGAAACCCTATAATGAAAAGTTGTTAAAAGATATCCAGGACAAGTGTCAATTTGAATCGATGCAAAAGgataaattttatgataaaagtcATTGGAAAGAAAACACTACCGGTATTGGAATCTATAGAGAAG GTAAAGTGGGTGGATGGAAGAAGGTTTTTACAGTAGCACAGAATGAAAAGTTTGATAAAGTGTTTCAGGAAAAAATTGCTGATTTAAATTTGGACATTAAATTAACAatatga
- the LOC134712160 gene encoding tRNA (guanine(37)-N1)-methyltransferase-like, translated as MFIKQLFYRCKPRLSSIDSKRLVVVRTETNGHKFLQVARYKLFDRIPLINLQSVSSNFYDIFNNLKLKMDNIDSESEASELCPPKHVLGMKVLDKSAFKSTCKIPGVKVPIKAIKQMSKCMKLSMLRMPKLKPIADLENFDPDYKSHKLFLLNPSKYKSIDDFSSEEREMFNKADVSLNTFQQYETELCYDNWSASEIIPAIVKTNVSGFSIIGHIAHLNLKDEVLQYKHIIGQVLMDKNPSVKTVVNKTGQIDNTFRNFKMELIAGEDNMMAQAKEHGFTFEFDFSKVYWNPRLSSEHQRVVKEIREGDVVYDVFAGVGPFAIPAAKSRKAIVFANDLNPSSYESLCKNIKLNKIKTEVNCSNLDGREFIKTIVKPDILKRWKNYKKTGNKTNLKVVMNLPALGIEFTDTFQSLFVDIDDNIKPTSSDLLPYMYVYCFTKSETPEADIKQRLESTIGSPLPDDFTIHNVRNVAPKKEMMCVSFHMPAEVLFRQKPKEGDGSEVKKRRIDLEENNS; from the exons atgTTCATTAAACAGCTTTTTTACCGATGTAAACCGAGATTATCATCTATAGACTCCAAAAGACTTGTAGTTGTAAGAACTGAAACAAATGGACATAAATTTCTCCAAGTTGCAAGATACAAGTTATTTGATAGAATACCTCTGATTAATCTACAGTCCGTTTCATCAAATTTCTAtgatattttcaacaatttgaaattgaaaatggatAACATTGACTCTGAGTCTGAGGCGTCAGAATTGTGTCCACCTAAACATGTTTTAGGGATGAAAGTTTTAGACAAATCTGCCTTCAAAAGCACTTGTAAAATTCCAGGAGTTAAAGTACCAATTaaagcaataaaacaaatgagTAAATGTATGAAGTTATCAATGCTGAGGATGCCAAAACTGAAACCCATAGCAGATCTTGAAAACTTTGATCCTGATTATAAATCACACAAGCTATTTCTTCTCAATCCATCGAAATATAAGTCAATAGACGATTTTAGCAGTGAAGAAAGAGAAATGTTCAATAAAGCTGACGTAAGCTTGAATACTTTTCAGCAGTATGAAACAGAGTTGTGCTATGATAATTGGTCAGCTTCAGAAATTATTCCAGCTATCGTAAAAACCAATGTCTCTGGATTTTCCATTATAGGCCATATAGCCCATCTTAATTTAAAAGATGAAGTCctccaatataaacatattatag GCCAGGTTTTAATGGATAAAAACCCTTCAGTGAAAACAGTAGTAAACAAAACTGGTCAAATAGATAATACTTTCCGTaattttaaaatggaattaatAGCTGGAGAAGATAATATGATGGCTCAGGCAAAAGAACATGGATTTACATTTGAGTTTGACTTCTCAAAAGTGTATTGGAATCCCAGATTGA GTTCTGAGCATCAAAGGGTTGTCAAAGAAATAAGAGAAGGAGATGTTGTCTATGATGTTTTTGCCGGTGTAGGACCATTTGCTATACCGGCTGCTAAATCTAGGAAAGCTATTGTTTTTGCTAATGACTTGAATCCTAGTTCTTATGAAAGTCTttgtaaaaacataaaactaaacaaaattaagACAGAAGTAAACTGCAGTAATTTAGATGGGAGAGAATTCATCAAGACAATAGTCAAAcctgatattttaaaaagatggaaaaattataagaaaacaggaaataagaCAAATTTGAAAGTTGTTATGAATTTGCCAGCTCTTGGTATTGAGTTTACTGATACATTTCAGTCattatttgttgatattgaTGACAACATAAAACCTACATCATCTGATTTACTTCCTTATATGTATGTGTATTGTTTTACAAAGAGTGAGACACCTGAAGCTGATATAAAACAGAGGCTAGAGAGTACAATAGGATCACCATTACCAGATGACTTTACCATTCATAATGTTAGAAATGTAGCCCCTAAAAAAGAGATGATGTGTGTGTCCTTCCATATGCCAGCTGAGGTTTTATTTAGACAAAAACCAAAGGAGG gtgaTGGATCTGAAGTTAAGAAAAGAAGGATAGATTTGGAAGAAAATAACAGTTGA